Proteins from a single region of Candidatus Saccharibacteria bacterium:
- a CDS encoding glycosyltransferase, with protein MKQPTANTIQSDALSLEKQLTSPTVTFILASATVGAIIYMIFLLQPAYRGDLLPYCMVILAELFLITHGIISFWTILSGRFNPRHFNYHHAQDRLFGASSKVAAKQLSSLPIATSRMKQLFIQEKPVSVDVFIPVYGEDIDEVRETAIAARDMYGKHMTYILDDGKSDDVKSMAENIGVRYIRRPQNTHAKAGNINYALSHTTGKFFVILDADFVADKYFLYETLPFFEDDLVAFVQTPQYYSNQTNFVSTAASFMQHVFYSLVQVGKNRFNAAFCVGTNVIFRRSAIELIGGIYFESKSEDIWTSMTLHEHGFKSVYINKVLAVGKTPETIKAYSKQQLRWATGSFEIFLQHNPLFNKKLTADQRIQYLGTTAFYFNGFAVSTLLLLPALQIYFNITPIAIDIPLYQWILLYSGFYVTQIILSIYTMGGFKAETLILSAASFPIYIKAFFNVLRGKDEAWQATNRVDSYDSPFNYIRMQTYIFIFLLLTTVVGIWKSMYTQEFSISIAWCVLNTFVFGYFILAALRESSQMRRKPATLKYITKKA; from the coding sequence ATGAAACAGCCAACCGCAAATACCATTCAGTCCGATGCCCTTTCTCTAGAGAAGCAACTTACGTCACCAACAGTGACGTTCATTCTTGCCTCGGCAACCGTTGGCGCAATTATCTACATGATATTTCTTCTGCAGCCTGCCTACCGTGGCGATCTTTTACCTTATTGTATGGTAATTCTGGCTGAGCTGTTCCTTATCACTCACGGTATTATATCTTTTTGGACAATTCTCAGCGGACGGTTCAATCCACGTCACTTTAATTACCATCATGCTCAAGATCGCTTGTTTGGCGCTAGTAGCAAAGTAGCAGCTAAGCAGCTGTCGAGCCTCCCGATAGCAACATCACGGATGAAGCAACTATTCATACAGGAAAAGCCTGTCTCGGTTGACGTTTTTATCCCGGTCTATGGTGAAGACATCGATGAGGTTCGCGAAACCGCAATAGCCGCGCGCGACATGTACGGTAAACACATGACATATATTCTCGACGACGGTAAGTCTGATGATGTTAAAAGTATGGCTGAAAATATCGGCGTGCGTTATATTCGGCGTCCGCAAAACACACACGCGAAGGCGGGTAATATCAACTACGCGCTGTCTCATACGACAGGCAAGTTTTTTGTTATTTTAGATGCAGATTTTGTAGCGGATAAATATTTTCTTTACGAAACACTACCATTCTTTGAAGATGACCTTGTTGCGTTCGTACAAACGCCGCAGTACTATAGCAACCAAACGAATTTCGTATCAACAGCCGCTAGCTTTATGCAGCATGTTTTCTACTCGCTAGTACAGGTGGGAAAGAACCGTTTTAATGCAGCATTTTGCGTAGGGACAAATGTTATTTTTCGTCGTAGCGCCATCGAGCTTATCGGCGGCATCTACTTTGAATCAAAATCGGAAGATATTTGGACTTCCATGACCCTGCACGAGCATGGGTTTAAGTCGGTTTATATTAATAAGGTTCTTGCCGTTGGTAAAACGCCCGAAACAATCAAAGCTTACTCGAAACAACAACTTCGTTGGGCGACGGGCAGTTTTGAGATATTTTTGCAGCATAATCCGCTATTCAACAAAAAACTCACCGCAGACCAGCGTATTCAGTATCTTGGCACGACTGCGTTTTATTTTAATGGGTTCGCGGTTTCGACGTTACTTTTACTACCCGCCCTGCAAATATATTTTAATATCACGCCTATAGCGATCGATATCCCGCTCTACCAATGGATCCTTCTGTATTCGGGTTTTTATGTAACACAAATTATCTTATCAATTTATACAATGGGCGGCTTTAAAGCCGAGACACTCATACTATCGGCGGCATCTTTTCCTATTTATATTAAGGCGTTCTTTAACGTGCTTCGCGGCAAAGATGAGGCCTGGCAGGCAACTAACCGTGTCGACTCTTATGATTCGCCATTCAACTATATCCGCATGCAAACGTACATCTTTATTTTCTTACTTCTCACAACCGTCGTGGGTATTTGGAAAAGTATGTACACGCAAGAATTCTCGATCTCGATCGCCTGGTGCGTCCTTAATACGTTCGTGTTCGGCTACTTTATATTGGCAGCCCTCCGCGAATCATCACAAATGCGCCGCAAGCCAGCAACCCTAAAATATATAACAAAGAAAGCATAA
- a CDS encoding glycoside hydrolase family 57 protein translates to MSKRGIVLYMHVHQPWRVRKYSIFDTSEHHDYFDESDTSTDRNNEKVLRKVADKSYRPMNALLEKLLNTHPEFRVSLSITGTFMEQAEKWAPDVLESFRRLVDTGRVEIVSETYYHSLAFFYSLEEFERQVRMHRDKVRELFGVETSVFRNTELSYNDSLAKWADEYGFKGIMAEGWDPILEWRSPNHVYKPVGTDNISLLLKNYRLSDDLAFRFSNQAWEQWPLTADTYNSWMNDSISSSPLINLFMDYETFGEHQWQDTGIFDFFEHFIGKWLSNSENTFYTVSEAIDTHKPEGEISMPHTVTWADTERDLTAWLGNDMQQEALRHLYALEDDIVRSGDAELIADWRKLQTSDHVYYMCTKWFTDGDVHAYFSPYDSPYDAFLYFMNALRDVRYRLFEYRKHGGFHG, encoded by the coding sequence ATGAGCAAACGCGGCATTGTTCTTTATATGCATGTTCACCAGCCGTGGCGTGTGCGCAAATATAGTATTTTTGATACTTCAGAGCACCATGATTACTTTGATGAATCCGATACATCGACCGATAGGAATAACGAAAAAGTTCTTCGCAAGGTAGCCGATAAGTCGTATCGCCCTATGAACGCGCTACTCGAAAAGTTGCTCAATACTCATCCTGAATTCCGCGTATCACTAAGTATTACAGGCACATTTATGGAGCAAGCCGAAAAATGGGCGCCAGATGTCCTAGAGAGTTTTAGGCGTCTTGTCGATACTGGTCGTGTCGAAATCGTTTCCGAAACGTACTATCACAGCCTCGCCTTCTTTTATAGTCTCGAGGAGTTTGAACGACAGGTTCGTATGCACCGCGATAAGGTTCGCGAATTGTTTGGTGTAGAGACGAGTGTATTCCGTAACACTGAGCTTTCGTATAACGACAGCTTGGCTAAATGGGCAGATGAATACGGTTTTAAAGGTATTATGGCAGAAGGCTGGGATCCGATTCTTGAGTGGCGTAGCCCTAACCATGTCTACAAGCCGGTTGGTACCGATAACATTAGTCTTCTTCTTAAAAACTATCGCCTTAGTGACGACCTTGCCTTTCGCTTTAGCAACCAGGCATGGGAACAGTGGCCACTCACCGCCGATACCTACAACTCGTGGATGAATGACTCAATCTCATCTAGCCCGCTCATAAACCTCTTTATGGACTATGAGACATTCGGCGAGCATCAATGGCAAGACACGGGAATTTTTGATTTCTTCGAGCATTTTATCGGAAAGTGGCTGTCTAACTCTGAAAATACATTCTATACGGTTTCCGAGGCAATCGATACGCATAAACCCGAGGGTGAAATAAGCATGCCGCACACCGTAACGTGGGCAGACACCGAGCGTGACCTCACGGCCTGGCTGGGTAACGACATGCAACAGGAGGCGCTGCGACACTTGTACGCGCTCGAAGACGATATTGTTCGCAGTGGTGACGCCGAATTGATCGCTGACTGGCGTAAATTACAGACTTCTGACCACGTTTACTATATGTGCACCAAATGGTTTACCGACGGCGATGTTCACGCTTACTTTAGTCCTTACGACTCGCCGTACGATGCGTTTTTGTATTTCATGAACGCGCTTCGCGATGTTCGTTACCGGTTGTTTGAATATCGTAAACACGGAGGTTTTCATGGCTAG
- a CDS encoding glycosyltransferase family 4 protein → MAKALAIEGMSIDFVVPYEAHHPDSDFMTIHAATKLEPLAKYGLMGAYDSKYLRQLGLDEVDSNDLNDLRGVQKRYVQYVEQLVKTVHPDTIHAHDWLTMEAGMRAKELTGAPLVVHVHATEFDRSGELSGNPIVHDIEYQGLMMADRIIAVSNITKNIIIHKYNIPADKIEVVYNAIDIASMGTYDYDFSTYKYLESLKEEGYTVVVAVTRFTIQKGLTHFIRGAARACERIDKLVFLLAGDGEQRDELIELSAELGISDKIFFTGFVRGKQWRDAYNIADVFVMSSVSEPFGLTALEAAHHDTALIITKQSGVGEILHNIFRYDFWDTDVLADQLVGIATSPSLARALKDNVKHEYAQISWNDVAHQCIDTYGKVRVKVAA, encoded by the coding sequence ATGGCCAAAGCATTGGCTATTGAAGGCATGTCGATTGATTTTGTTGTTCCCTACGAGGCGCATCATCCAGATTCTGACTTTATGACAATTCATGCCGCCACAAAGCTCGAGCCTTTAGCAAAATACGGGCTTATGGGCGCGTACGACAGTAAATATCTTCGCCAGCTTGGCCTCGATGAAGTAGACAGTAACGACTTAAATGACCTTCGCGGTGTTCAAAAACGCTATGTGCAGTATGTCGAACAGCTGGTAAAAACCGTCCACCCTGATACAATTCACGCTCACGATTGGCTTACTATGGAAGCCGGTATGCGAGCCAAAGAGCTCACCGGCGCGCCGCTTGTTGTTCATGTACATGCAACCGAGTTTGATCGCTCAGGCGAACTTTCGGGCAACCCAATCGTGCACGATATAGAGTACCAAGGCCTTATGATGGCCGATCGTATCATTGCAGTGAGTAATATCACTAAAAATATCATTATACATAAGTACAATATACCTGCAGACAAAATAGAAGTGGTGTATAACGCAATCGATATTGCGAGCATGGGAACTTATGATTACGATTTTAGCACGTACAAGTACCTCGAATCTCTTAAGGAAGAGGGATATACAGTGGTCGTAGCAGTAACAAGATTTACGATTCAAAAAGGCCTTACTCATTTTATACGAGGTGCTGCTCGTGCGTGTGAACGTATTGATAAGCTGGTGTTTTTGCTGGCTGGCGACGGCGAACAGCGCGACGAGCTGATTGAGCTGAGTGCCGAACTAGGCATATCCGACAAGATTTTCTTTACAGGGTTTGTTCGCGGCAAGCAGTGGCGCGATGCCTACAATATTGCAGACGTTTTTGTGATGAGTTCGGTAAGTGAGCCATTCGGACTAACGGCGCTCGAGGCAGCACACCACGATACGGCACTTATTATCACCAAGCAATCGGGTGTCGGCGAGATCCTTCATAACATTTTTCGCTACGACTTTTGGGATACTGATGTTTTGGCCGACCAGCTGGTTGGAATTGCCACTTCCCCATCGCTTGCCCGCGCGCTAAAAGACAACGTAAAGCACGAGTACGCGCAGATTTCATGGAACGATGTGGCGCATCAGTGTATCGATACCTACGGCAAAGTAAGAGTTAAGGTTGCTGCATGA
- a CDS encoding glycoside hydrolase family 15 protein has protein sequence MARPIVLSNGELHVGINKYGLVHDFYYPYVGLENHAAGKSLRHHIGVWVDGQLSWLDDDEWTFQFRYPHNALIGHTIARNDRLGILLELDDVVDSTISAFLRNIHVVNLRANEREVRLFMHQAFVIGDARSNTDTAQYLPDSDAILHYRGRRAFIVSGTVAGKPFDQYTVGLFGIEGREGTYRDADDGELSMCAVEHGRVDSTLRFRMLIGAHSSERVNYWIAAGTSTREALFIHKQIREQGFAKHIEDTANWWHKWLEPAQHVANKIAPEYRESFLKSVMIIKSQIDKRGAVIASTDTTMLNYSRDAYAYCWPRDGAYVLWPLIRMGYFDEPYRFFEFCRRGMHPGGFLMHKYRADGALGSSWHPYVHDDGHTSPPIQQDETALVLFVFAQFYHMHPEPRLLNEFYHTMVAPMADFLTNYIESTTGLPRASYDLWEERYLTTTYTTSVVYAALLAAADLAEIAADSDKAVMWRSRADDILQAAHKHLYNSERKAFYKGLLVKNGTIEHDETLDMSSIFGSFMFGLFPVGSDELNASIDTMMRTFGVNDGAIGLPRYENDNYRRVSNDVTGNWWLISSLWLAQYYLETDKTDKAHEITAWVRDHATSTGILSEQLSPIDNSAVSVAPLTWSHAEYIATLLDTITEKTANG, from the coding sequence ATGGCTAGACCTATCGTACTTAGTAATGGTGAACTTCATGTCGGTATAAATAAATACGGGCTTGTTCACGATTTTTACTATCCGTATGTAGGCCTCGAAAACCATGCGGCTGGCAAATCGCTGCGGCATCATATTGGTGTTTGGGTAGATGGCCAGTTAAGCTGGCTCGACGACGATGAATGGACGTTCCAGTTCCGTTATCCGCACAATGCCCTTATCGGCCACACGATCGCCCGAAACGACCGCTTAGGCATACTGTTAGAGCTTGATGACGTGGTTGATTCGACAATCAGCGCCTTTTTACGTAATATCCATGTGGTTAACCTTCGAGCAAACGAGCGTGAGGTGCGGCTATTTATGCACCAGGCGTTTGTTATTGGTGATGCCAGAAGTAATACCGATACGGCGCAGTACTTGCCAGACAGCGATGCAATATTGCATTATCGTGGGCGCCGCGCATTTATTGTATCGGGAACCGTTGCCGGAAAACCCTTCGATCAATATACGGTCGGACTTTTTGGTATCGAAGGCCGCGAGGGTACGTACCGCGATGCCGACGACGGCGAGTTGAGTATGTGTGCTGTCGAACACGGCCGAGTTGATTCAACGCTGCGATTTAGAATGCTTATTGGAGCACATAGCTCGGAACGAGTTAATTACTGGATTGCCGCGGGAACGTCAACTCGTGAGGCATTGTTTATTCACAAGCAAATTCGTGAACAAGGGTTTGCAAAACACATTGAAGACACTGCAAATTGGTGGCATAAATGGCTCGAGCCGGCGCAGCATGTTGCAAACAAGATTGCCCCAGAATACCGTGAGAGTTTTCTAAAAAGCGTCATGATTATAAAGTCGCAGATCGATAAGCGCGGGGCTGTGATTGCAAGCACCGACACTACCATGCTCAATTACTCGCGCGATGCCTACGCCTACTGTTGGCCGCGCGACGGTGCATATGTACTGTGGCCGCTTATTCGCATGGGGTATTTCGATGAGCCATATCGCTTTTTCGAATTTTGTCGGCGCGGAATGCATCCAGGCGGGTTTCTTATGCATAAATATAGGGCTGATGGGGCGCTTGGTAGTAGTTGGCACCCCTATGTGCACGATGACGGCCATACTTCGCCGCCGATCCAGCAAGACGAAACAGCGCTCGTACTGTTTGTGTTTGCACAGTTCTATCACATGCATCCAGAGCCACGTTTACTAAATGAGTTCTATCACACTATGGTGGCTCCTATGGCAGATTTCTTGACAAATTATATCGAAAGCACCACTGGCTTGCCACGTGCCAGCTACGACTTATGGGAAGAGCGCTACCTTACAACAACCTACACGACTTCTGTTGTGTATGCCGCCCTTCTCGCGGCAGCTGACCTGGCAGAAATTGCAGCAGATTCAGACAAGGCGGTTATGTGGCGCTCGCGTGCCGATGATATTTTGCAAGCTGCCCACAAGCACCTTTACAATAGCGAGCGCAAAGCGTTCTATAAAGGGCTGTTGGTAAAAAACGGCACTATCGAACACGACGAAACGCTCGATATGTCGAGCATATTCGGATCGTTCATGTTTGGTTTGTTCCCCGTAGGAAGCGATGAGCTAAACGCGAGCATCGACACGATGATGCGCACTTTCGGGGTGAACGACGGCGCAATAGGTTTGCCTCGTTACGAAAACGACAATTATCGCCGTGTCAGTAACGATGTTACGGGTAACTGGTGGTTAATTTCATCATTATGGCTTGCCCAGTATTACCTCGAGACCGATAAAACCGACAAAGCACACGAAATCACTGCCTGGGTGCGGGACCACGCTACAAGTACGGGTATTCTGTCTGAGCAACTAAGTCCTATCGATAATTCGGCAGTGTCTGTGGCGCCCCTTACATGGAGTCATGCAGAATATATTGCGACACTCCTTGATACAATAACCGAGAAAACGGCAAATGGATAA